The Streptomyces phaeolivaceus genome has a window encoding:
- a CDS encoding beta-ketoacyl synthase N-terminal-like domain-containing protein: MRFEPIAVVGRGCVLPDAPDPDTFWDNILAGRMSLTEAPQGRWRLSDAWAIGDPATHTDRPDHADRTWTRMGGYVHEPATATHTHSAAPTHTHTGTGTGTDADPFGAAVRDPALDRVFHWTSRGVSAALREAGQERLLHRAGLVLGNLSFPTTGMAAYAEQVWRGGQDRQRGRDIAGNADPRNRFMSGLPAHLAAAELGLGLGGFALDAACASSLYAVGLACRKLHAREADLMVAGGVNAADDLFLHISFCGLSAMSRSGRSRPFHRDADGLVPAEGAGFVALMRLDDALAADARVFGVIRGVGLSNDGRGGGLLVPSGDGQRRAMRQAYEAAGVAPESVGLLECHATGTPVGDTVEVESAAHVFAESRDLPTGSVKSNVGHLITAAGAAGLLKALGALRAGIRPPTLGAEEPVEAMSGTPLRPLHEPEEWAGPRRAALSAFGFGGNNAHLIVDAWTGDDSGTPALPHPLPPRPEPRPTATASGAEPAPDLTPEPAPEPVALVAIGARVGDGMDADDLRQALLGGDRRGAPRATVEVALDGLRFPPVDLEHTLAQQLLILEAAREAASRTTLPKERTMVLVGMGCDPEVARYLTRWRIPELLADGGTPPGPGPGPDLVRELRDAVRAPQSASAVVGTMPNVVANRVSAQLDLTGPGFTVSAEEASGLVALELGVQALRGPDIDAVLIGAVDLSHEPVHRAALAGLGRDTPPGDAALVVVLKRLADARADGDTVIALVDLQATDEGGDGGGEDSAGPEGPASGSTDPAGPWTVGDVPDGGASAPDHLDPSELFGRAHAAGGLLAVVAAALGLHHRAVPRAGAPARPALRARTASAGVTPLGGADRRVRLREGDPAPYLAELPRRIHVFSGENRAEVLRALADGRESRRGPARLALAATGPDDLAARAEAARTWLGGEGPRPDLMAFHEQPLAGEVAFVFAGGSMAYPGMGADVMLAFPDLLAAVAERSGPPHGLVGWAHEGATPRPRGALDQIWGASVVGQLHARITRTVLGIAPQASLGYSSGESSALAALGAWQDVTGLSAEARRSSLFADDVVGELRVPRRAWRKQGVRGTEWASYQVEEPVERVRAAIGDEPGVHLMVVNAPDSCVFGGEATGCRRVLERLGSDHVLHIPYQVAAHVPELAEITSTWRRMHHLPTEDVGVRFYTCAGSRWYRASADAAADALTEQALGPIDFARTVEQAWADGVRVFVEHGPRNLCAGWIRRVLGDREHLAVSLDAPAGRGITQLLGAVVELVAAGVSADTDALCDRLAAARPERTPVGRRITLPAHPAPVRLPLPGSTPSSPEVMARAPHLPGPATEPYAPTRPEHHPESHPNHPPERVTSPPQPAAPTRTAGTEHGLGHGHGLGHGHGHGLGHGHGHGLDPVPVVPAAVTGATAPGHPTAFRDALVETHRHVASVHRHFLAVHARVHEEFLASRHRAAAALTAHRGATTPLPTAPQAPQAPQTPLAPHGPSFTRADLERLATGPVSALFGPLFAPQDQYVRQTRMPAPPMLLADRVTGIDAEPGSMGTGTIWTETDVRLDSWYLDACGRMPAGLMIEAGQADLLLISWLGVDLLNRGERVYRLLGCELTYHGSPPLPGETLRYEIRVDGHGEHGGVRLFFFHYDCYVGDELRLTMRDGQAGFFTDAELARTGGVLWSPEDETPDPTLPFDPFPLPIPSPSPSPSPSARSFGPDAVRAFTEGRPADCFGPGWELTRTHIRTPRTGGTDPGTPTDTATDTATDTATDGSRMRLLHEIPVFDPFGGPWGRGYLRAETPVSPDDWFFEGHFPADPCMPGTLMFDGCLQAMAFHLAAAGFTIDRDGWRFEPGRDSPVPMVCRGQVTPDSERLTYEVFVSGLSAGPEPELVADVLCTVDGVNAFHARGVRLRLVPDWPLTHWRHLGPPAVQSSGEPVPARALAGLAGHREPTAVAEVDGFRYDHPAMLACAWGRPSEAFGAAYTPFDSARRLARLPGPPFHFMSRVVAVEGPPWVPRAGSAVEVEYDVPDEVWYFEQNGFPAMPLAVLMEVVLQAGGWLASYVGSALDHDADLLFRNLDGTGTVLGEVRPGTRVLRTRTRLVDIAHSGDMIIETFGVECFADGEPVFTLTTVFGFFPPEAFEDQVGLPPSEDEQRALTAPCAFFVDLTARPAKYFDGPLALPGPMLLMLDRVTGRWPDGGRAGLGRLRAEKDVDPGEWFFKAHFFQDPVQPGSLGVQAMYQLLQFHAVESGLGAGLRRPRFEPVLPDRPVTWRYRGQVTPRNKKITVELEITETGETEQGPYAVAEGWLWADGTRIYHVTDLGLRLTEND, translated from the coding sequence ATGCGCTTCGAACCGATCGCCGTCGTGGGACGGGGCTGCGTGCTCCCGGACGCTCCCGACCCCGACACCTTCTGGGACAACATCCTGGCCGGCCGGATGAGCCTCACCGAGGCACCGCAGGGCCGTTGGCGGCTGTCCGACGCCTGGGCGATCGGCGATCCGGCCACCCACACCGACCGCCCCGACCACGCCGACCGGACGTGGACCCGCATGGGCGGCTACGTCCACGAGCCCGCCACCGCCACCCACACCCACAGCGCCGCCCCCACCCACACCCACACCGGCACCGGCACCGGCACGGACGCCGACCCGTTCGGTGCGGCGGTACGGGACCCCGCGCTGGACCGGGTGTTCCACTGGACGTCGCGCGGGGTCTCCGCCGCCCTGCGCGAGGCCGGTCAGGAGCGGCTGCTGCACCGCGCCGGGCTGGTGCTCGGCAATCTGTCGTTCCCCACGACCGGTATGGCGGCCTACGCCGAGCAGGTCTGGCGGGGCGGGCAGGACCGGCAGCGCGGGCGGGACATCGCCGGGAACGCGGACCCCCGTAACCGGTTCATGTCCGGCCTGCCCGCCCACCTCGCCGCCGCCGAACTCGGCCTGGGCCTCGGCGGTTTCGCCCTGGACGCGGCCTGCGCGTCCTCCCTCTACGCGGTGGGACTCGCCTGTCGCAAGCTGCACGCACGCGAGGCCGATCTGATGGTGGCCGGCGGGGTGAACGCCGCCGACGACCTCTTCCTCCACATCAGCTTCTGCGGCCTGTCGGCGATGAGCCGCAGCGGGCGGAGCCGACCGTTCCACCGGGACGCGGACGGGCTGGTGCCCGCCGAGGGGGCCGGTTTCGTCGCCCTGATGCGCCTCGACGACGCGCTCGCCGCCGACGCCCGGGTGTTCGGGGTGATCCGGGGTGTGGGCCTGTCCAACGACGGCCGGGGCGGCGGCCTGCTCGTGCCCTCCGGGGACGGCCAGCGGCGGGCCATGCGGCAGGCGTACGAGGCGGCGGGCGTGGCGCCGGAGAGCGTCGGACTGCTCGAATGCCATGCCACCGGCACGCCCGTCGGGGACACGGTGGAGGTGGAGAGCGCGGCCCATGTCTTCGCGGAGTCGCGTGATCTGCCGACCGGGTCGGTCAAGTCCAATGTGGGCCATCTGATCACCGCCGCGGGCGCGGCCGGGCTGCTGAAAGCGCTCGGCGCGCTCCGTGCCGGGATCCGTCCTCCCACACTGGGTGCGGAGGAACCCGTCGAGGCGATGTCGGGGACACCGCTCCGGCCGCTGCACGAGCCCGAGGAGTGGGCCGGGCCGCGTCGCGCGGCCCTCAGCGCCTTCGGGTTCGGCGGAAACAACGCCCACCTGATCGTCGACGCCTGGACGGGCGACGACTCGGGGACGCCTGCCCTCCCCCACCCCCTCCCTCCACGGCCGGAGCCCCGGCCGACGGCCACGGCGTCCGGCGCCGAGCCCGCACCCGATTTAACACCCGAGCCCGCACCCGAGCCCGTCGCCCTCGTCGCGATCGGCGCCCGGGTCGGCGACGGCATGGACGCGGACGATCTGCGGCAGGCCCTCCTCGGCGGCGACCGCCGGGGCGCACCGCGCGCCACCGTCGAAGTCGCCCTGGACGGGCTGCGGTTCCCGCCGGTGGACCTCGAACACACCCTCGCCCAGCAGCTCCTGATACTCGAAGCGGCACGGGAGGCGGCCTCCAGAACCACTCTGCCCAAGGAACGGACCATGGTGCTGGTCGGCATGGGCTGCGATCCGGAGGTGGCCCGGTACCTCACGCGCTGGCGGATCCCCGAACTGCTCGCCGACGGCGGCACGCCCCCCGGCCCCGGCCCCGGCCCCGACCTCGTACGGGAGTTGCGGGACGCGGTGCGGGCACCCCAGTCCGCGTCCGCCGTCGTGGGAACCATGCCCAATGTCGTCGCGAACCGCGTCAGCGCCCAACTCGACCTCACCGGACCGGGTTTCACGGTGAGCGCCGAGGAGGCGTCCGGTCTGGTGGCGCTCGAACTCGGTGTCCAGGCCCTGCGCGGCCCCGACATCGACGCCGTACTGATCGGCGCGGTCGACCTCTCCCACGAGCCCGTCCACCGGGCGGCGCTGGCCGGTCTGGGCCGCGACACCCCGCCCGGCGACGCGGCACTCGTCGTCGTCCTCAAACGGCTCGCCGACGCCCGCGCCGACGGTGACACGGTCATCGCCCTCGTCGATCTGCAGGCGACGGACGAGGGAGGAGACGGGGGCGGTGAGGACTCTGCGGGTCCGGAAGGCCCGGCGAGCGGCAGTACGGACCCGGCGGGACCCTGGACCGTGGGGGACGTCCCGGACGGCGGGGCGAGCGCGCCGGACCATCTCGATCCGAGTGAGCTGTTCGGCCGTGCGCACGCCGCCGGCGGGCTGCTCGCCGTGGTGGCGGCGGCGTTGGGCCTGCACCATCGGGCCGTTCCCCGGGCGGGCGCCCCGGCCCGGCCCGCGCTGCGCGCCCGGACGGCGTCGGCCGGCGTCACCCCGTTGGGCGGGGCCGACCGCCGGGTCCGGCTGCGCGAGGGCGACCCGGCCCCGTATCTCGCCGAACTCCCCCGGCGGATCCATGTGTTCTCCGGGGAGAACCGGGCCGAGGTGCTGAGGGCGCTGGCGGACGGCAGGGAGTCACGGCGCGGTCCGGCCCGGCTCGCCCTCGCCGCCACCGGCCCCGACGATCTCGCCGCCCGCGCCGAGGCCGCCCGGACCTGGCTCGGTGGCGAGGGCCCGCGGCCCGATCTCATGGCGTTCCACGAACAGCCCTTGGCGGGCGAGGTGGCCTTCGTCTTCGCCGGGGGTTCGATGGCGTACCCGGGGATGGGGGCCGACGTCATGCTGGCCTTCCCGGACCTGCTGGCGGCCGTGGCGGAGCGCAGCGGCCCGCCGCACGGGCTGGTGGGCTGGGCCCATGAGGGCGCGACGCCACGGCCCCGGGGCGCGCTGGACCAGATCTGGGGCGCCTCCGTGGTCGGGCAGTTGCACGCCCGGATCACACGTACGGTCCTCGGGATCGCTCCGCAGGCCTCCCTCGGCTACTCCTCCGGCGAGTCCAGCGCCCTGGCCGCGCTGGGCGCCTGGCAGGACGTCACCGGTCTGTCGGCGGAGGCCCGGCGGTCGTCGCTGTTCGCCGACGATGTGGTGGGCGAGCTGCGGGTGCCGCGCCGCGCCTGGCGGAAGCAGGGGGTGCGAGGGACCGAGTGGGCGAGCTATCAGGTCGAGGAGCCGGTGGAGCGCGTACGGGCCGCCATCGGTGACGAGCCGGGCGTCCACCTCATGGTGGTCAACGCCCCCGACTCCTGTGTGTTCGGCGGTGAGGCGACCGGCTGCCGACGGGTCCTGGAACGCCTCGGCAGCGATCATGTACTCCACATCCCCTATCAAGTGGCCGCGCATGTGCCGGAGTTGGCGGAGATCACGTCCACCTGGCGGCGGATGCACCATCTGCCGACCGAGGACGTGGGGGTGCGCTTCTACACCTGCGCGGGCTCCCGCTGGTACCGGGCGAGCGCCGACGCCGCCGCCGACGCGCTGACCGAACAGGCCCTGGGGCCGATCGACTTCGCCCGGACCGTCGAGCAGGCCTGGGCGGACGGGGTCCGGGTCTTCGTGGAGCACGGTCCGCGCAATCTCTGTGCCGGATGGATCCGCCGCGTCCTGGGCGACCGCGAGCACCTCGCGGTGTCGCTGGACGCGCCCGCCGGCCGGGGCATCACCCAACTGTTGGGCGCGGTCGTCGAGTTGGTGGCGGCCGGGGTGTCGGCGGACACCGACGCGCTCTGCGACCGGCTGGCCGCCGCCCGGCCCGAGCGGACACCGGTCGGCCGACGGATCACGCTCCCCGCCCACCCCGCCCCGGTACGGCTGCCCCTCCCCGGCTCCACGCCGTCGTCCCCCGAGGTCATGGCGCGGGCGCCGCACCTGCCGGGACCGGCGACCGAACCGTACGCTCCCACGCGCCCGGAGCACCACCCGGAGAGCCACCCGAATCACCCCCCGGAGCGGGTCACGTCACCTCCACAGCCCGCCGCGCCGACCAGGACGGCCGGAACCGAGCACGGACTCGGGCACGGGCACGGACTCGGGCACGGGCACGGGCACGGACTCGGGCACGGGCACGGGCACGGACTCGACCCGGTGCCCGTCGTCCCGGCGGCTGTCACCGGGGCCACGGCCCCCGGACACCCCACCGCCTTCAGGGACGCGCTGGTGGAGACACATCGCCATGTCGCCTCGGTCCACCGGCACTTCCTCGCCGTCCACGCCCGGGTCCACGAGGAGTTCCTCGCCTCCCGCCACCGCGCGGCGGCGGCCCTGACGGCACACCGGGGCGCCACCACACCCTTGCCCACCGCACCCCAGGCCCCCCAAGCACCCCAAACGCCCCTGGCCCCCCATGGCCCCTCCTTCACCCGGGCCGACCTCGAACGGCTGGCCACCGGCCCCGTCTCCGCCCTGTTCGGGCCGCTGTTCGCCCCGCAGGACCAGTACGTACGGCAGACCCGGATGCCCGCGCCGCCCATGCTGCTGGCGGACCGTGTGACGGGGATCGACGCCGAGCCGGGGTCCATGGGCACGGGCACCATCTGGACGGAGACCGATGTCCGCCTCGACAGCTGGTACCTCGACGCCTGCGGCCGGATGCCGGCCGGCCTCATGATCGAGGCGGGCCAGGCCGACCTGCTGCTGATCAGCTGGCTGGGCGTCGACCTGCTCAACCGCGGCGAGCGCGTGTACCGCCTCCTCGGCTGCGAGTTGACGTACCACGGCAGCCCTCCCCTCCCCGGAGAGACCCTCCGCTACGAGATCCGCGTCGACGGCCACGGCGAGCACGGCGGCGTACGGCTCTTCTTCTTCCACTACGACTGCTACGTCGGCGACGAACTCCGGCTGACCATGCGCGACGGACAGGCCGGCTTCTTCACGGACGCCGAACTCGCCCGCACGGGTGGGGTGTTGTGGTCCCCGGAGGACGAGACCCCGGACCCCACGCTGCCGTTCGACCCGTTTCCTCTCCCCATTCCCTCCCCCTCCCCCTCCCCCTCCCCTTCCGCCCGGTCCTTCGGCCCCGATGCCGTACGGGCGTTCACCGAGGGACGCCCGGCCGACTGCTTCGGCCCCGGCTGGGAACTCACCCGCACCCATATCCGCACACCCCGGACCGGCGGCACCGACCCGGGCACCCCGACGGACACCGCCACGGACACCGCCACGGACACCGCCACGGACGGCAGCCGGATGCGGCTGCTGCACGAGATACCGGTCTTCGACCCCTTCGGCGGCCCCTGGGGACGCGGCTATCTGCGGGCCGAGACGCCCGTGTCACCGGACGACTGGTTCTTCGAGGGCCATTTCCCCGCCGACCCGTGCATGCCAGGCACCCTGATGTTCGACGGCTGTCTCCAGGCCATGGCCTTTCATCTCGCCGCCGCCGGCTTCACGATCGACCGCGACGGCTGGCGCTTCGAACCGGGGCGGGACAGCCCCGTGCCGATGGTGTGCCGGGGCCAAGTGACCCCGGACAGCGAGCGGTTGACGTACGAGGTCTTCGTGTCGGGGTTGTCCGCCGGCCCCGAACCGGAGCTCGTGGCGGACGTGCTCTGCACGGTGGACGGGGTGAATGCCTTCCACGCCCGTGGGGTACGGCTGCGGCTCGTCCCGGACTGGCCGCTGACGCACTGGCGGCACCTCGGGCCCCCGGCCGTCCAGTCCTCCGGCGAGCCGGTGCCGGCGCGGGCGCTCGCCGGTCTGGCCGGCCACCGCGAGCCCACGGCAGTCGCCGAGGTCGACGGCTTCCGCTACGACCACCCGGCGATGCTGGCCTGCGCCTGGGGCAGGCCGAGCGAGGCGTTCGGCGCGGCCTACACCCCCTTCGACAGCGCCCGTCGGCTCGCCCGGCTGCCCGGACCGCCGTTCCACTTCATGAGCCGGGTCGTCGCGGTGGAGGGCCCGCCCTGGGTGCCCCGGGCCGGGAGCGCCGTGGAGGTCGAGTACGACGTGCCCGACGAGGTCTGGTACTTCGAGCAGAACGGCTTCCCGGCGATGCCGCTCGCGGTGCTCATGGAGGTCGTCCTCCAGGCCGGCGGCTGGCTGGCCTCGTACGTCGGCAGTGCCCTCGATCACGACGCGGACCTGCTGTTCCGCAATCTCGACGGCACGGGCACGGTCCTGGGCGAGGTCCGCCCGGGGACGCGGGTGCTGCGGACCAGGACCCGGCTGGTCGACATCGCGCACAGCGGGGACATGATCATCGAGACGTTCGGGGTGGAGTGCTTCGCCGACGGCGAGCCGGTGTTCACCCTCACGACGGTGTTCGGATTCTTTCCACCGGAGGCGTTCGAGGACCAGGTCGGTCTGCCGCCGTCGGAGGACGAGCAGCGCGCGCTGACGGCGCCGTGCGCGTTCTTCGTCGACCTCACCGCGCGGCCCGCGAAGTACTTCGACGGCCCGCTCGCCCTGCCGGGGCCCATGCTGCTGATGCTGGACCGGGTGACCGGCCGGTGGCCGGACGGCGGCCGGGCCGGGCTCGGCCGGCTGCGGGCGGAGAAGGACGTGGACCCCGGCGAGTGGTTCTTCAAGGCCCACTTCTTCCAGGACCCGGTACAGCCCGGCTCGCTCGGGGTGCAGGCGATGTACCAGCTGCTCCAGTTCCACGCCGTCGAGAGCGGTCTCGGCGCCGGACTGCGGCGACCGCGCTTCGAGCCGGTGCTCCCGGACCGGCCGGTGACCTGGAGGTACCGGGGCCAGGTGACCCCGCGCAACAAGAAGATCACTGTCGAGCTGGAGATCACCGAGACCGGTGAGACCGAGCAGGGCCCCTACGCCGTGGCCGAGGGCTGGCTGTGGGCGGACGGCACCCGCATCTACCACGTGACGGACCTGGGCCTGCGCCTCACCGAGAACGACTAG
- a CDS encoding phenylacetate--CoA ligase family protein: MIDPTTTDLTVTGPAVTGLTSPADTGPIDRPGPAEPTGLSDLVGFVREHSPYYRDRYAALPPGPVRLEELPVLDHADFWAANTAHDSQVLTGPLTDGIVFKSGGTTTEPKLSVYTRRELLGMARLQGNGFAQAGLRPGDRVANLFYAGELYASFLFNVLCLQESSVPNVHLPVASAPLEYTARVIHEFSATVLMGPPTSICQLAARLDDSGCPAPDVRLVMFGGESFYEDQRPLLAAAFPNAAIRSLGYGSVDGGMLGAPVADDPDPRVHRVHRPQTVMEVVDDDTGEPITEPGRPGRLVVTDLARRLMPVLRYPTGDRGEWVDRADGLFRLLGRSDEGARVGPITLYLEDLRAVVRHVADGRSLVGVQVVQRRRAAKDELVLRVAGDLGDPVTAGKAIAARLDEIRPMFAEHVTAGLINPLSVECVPADRLAVNPRTGKLLRLIDERQP, translated from the coding sequence ATGATCGACCCCACCACGACCGACCTGACGGTCACCGGCCCCGCGGTCACCGGCCTCACCAGCCCCGCGGACACCGGACCCATCGACCGGCCCGGCCCGGCCGAGCCCACCGGTCTCTCCGACCTGGTCGGCTTCGTCCGTGAGCACTCCCCCTACTACCGCGACCGGTACGCCGCGCTCCCGCCCGGCCCGGTCCGTCTGGAGGAGCTGCCCGTCCTCGACCACGCGGACTTCTGGGCGGCCAACACCGCCCACGACAGCCAGGTCCTCACCGGCCCGCTCACCGACGGCATCGTCTTCAAGTCCGGCGGCACCACCACCGAGCCCAAACTCTCCGTCTACACCCGGCGGGAACTGCTGGGCATGGCCCGGCTCCAGGGCAACGGCTTCGCCCAGGCCGGCCTGCGCCCCGGCGACCGCGTCGCCAACCTCTTCTACGCCGGTGAGCTGTACGCCAGCTTCCTCTTCAACGTGTTGTGCCTCCAGGAGTCGTCGGTGCCCAATGTGCACCTGCCCGTGGCCTCCGCGCCCCTGGAGTACACGGCCCGGGTGATCCACGAGTTCTCCGCCACCGTGCTGATGGGCCCCCCGACCAGCATCTGCCAACTGGCCGCCCGTCTCGACGACTCCGGGTGCCCGGCACCCGACGTGCGCCTGGTGATGTTCGGCGGCGAGTCGTTCTACGAGGACCAACGCCCCCTCCTCGCGGCGGCGTTCCCGAACGCCGCGATCCGTTCCCTGGGGTACGGCAGTGTGGACGGCGGGATGCTGGGCGCGCCCGTGGCAGACGACCCCGACCCCCGGGTCCACCGCGTCCACCGGCCGCAGACCGTGATGGAGGTCGTCGACGACGACACGGGCGAGCCCATCACGGAACCCGGCAGGCCCGGCCGCCTGGTCGTCACCGATCTGGCCCGGCGACTGATGCCGGTGCTCCGGTACCCCACCGGTGACCGTGGCGAGTGGGTGGACCGGGCGGACGGGCTGTTCCGGCTGCTGGGCCGCTCCGACGAGGGCGCCCGGGTGGGCCCGATCACCCTGTATCTGGAGGATCTGCGGGCCGTGGTGCGGCATGTGGCCGACGGCCGGTCGCTGGTCGGCGTGCAGGTGGTGCAGCGCCGCAGGGCCGCCAAGGACGAGCTGGTGCTCCGCGTCGCCGGTGATCTCGGCGACCCCGTCACCGCCGGGAAGGCCATCGCCGCGCGGCTCGACGAGATCCGCCCGATGTTCGCCGAGCACGTCACGGCCGGACTGATCAACCCGCTGAGCGTGGAATGCGTTCCGGCCGACCGGCTCGCCGTCAATCCCCGGACGGGAAAGCTGCTCCGCCTGATCGACGAGCGACAGCCATAG
- a CDS encoding helix-turn-helix transcriptional regulator has translation MTVKSPAVPDDDRQVKRGITALRDSADVDLAFGGVVVRGRHAQLTEFTGNATNALFGLTLGFGMGLGGKVVALQRPIAVNDYANSKQISHHYDLMVAAEGIHAVVAAPVVVNRTVRAVMYGAVRQSVALGDRTVDSVMRAARGLEQSLAVRDEVVSRLAALSEPTDTTARSVGPTSPRWETIREAYAELRILAQQLTDDELRDRVVGVCDKLADAGAPASRPFSGLSSRELDVLSCVALGRTNADVADELGLRAETVKSYLRSAMRRLGCHTRMETVVTARGLGLLP, from the coding sequence ATGACAGTGAAATCACCCGCCGTTCCGGACGACGACCGCCAGGTGAAACGTGGCATCACCGCCTTACGGGACTCCGCAGACGTGGACCTGGCCTTCGGCGGTGTCGTGGTCAGGGGCCGACACGCACAGCTCACCGAGTTCACCGGCAACGCCACCAACGCCCTGTTCGGTCTGACCCTCGGCTTCGGCATGGGGCTCGGCGGCAAGGTGGTGGCCCTGCAACGCCCCATCGCTGTCAACGACTACGCGAACTCCAAGCAGATCAGCCACCATTACGACCTCATGGTCGCCGCCGAGGGCATCCACGCCGTCGTGGCGGCGCCCGTCGTGGTCAACCGGACCGTACGGGCGGTCATGTACGGGGCGGTCCGCCAGTCGGTGGCCCTGGGCGACCGCACGGTCGACTCGGTCATGCGGGCCGCCCGGGGTCTGGAACAGAGCCTGGCGGTACGGGACGAGGTGGTAAGCCGCCTCGCCGCCCTGAGCGAGCCGACGGACACCACCGCCCGGTCCGTGGGCCCCACGTCCCCCCGGTGGGAGACGATCCGCGAGGCGTACGCGGAGCTGCGGATCCTGGCCCAGCAGCTCACGGACGACGAGTTGCGCGACCGGGTCGTCGGGGTCTGCGACAAGCTCGCCGACGCCGGGGCCCCCGCCTCCCGCCCCTTCAGCGGCCTCTCGTCACGGGAACTCGACGTACTGTCCTGCGTCGCGCTGGGGCGGACCAACGCCGATGTGGCGGACGAACTCGGTCTGCGTGCCGAGACGGTGAAGAGCTATCTGCGCAGCGCCATGCGCCGGCTGGGCTGCCACACCCGGATGGAGACGGTCGTAACGGCCCGCGGCCTGGGCCTGCTGCCCTGA
- a CDS encoding methyltransferase domain-containing protein, with product MDEEPMAEETMDEKEDGEARAARLAEDFDDVDSSGAPGDFIAYLRKAEESESGRLVREATYRALGDATGKGADIGCGTGRAVADLAALGREVVGVDGSRAMVDAALTRFPHCRVVKGDAVDLPFGDGELAWYRSERTFVHLHDPAKAVAEAARVLEPGGRIVVADADLDSLVLSSRFPRTTRAVKDAFCAAVPNPHAGTRTAGDLTAAGFTAVEVTPVVVVMRDHASAFALMVEPALTAALARGLVDEDAAAGWTEDLKALSHRSAFTAASTFFVTTARRGP from the coding sequence ATGGACGAAGAACCCATGGCCGAAGAAACCATGGACGAGAAGGAAGACGGAGAAGCGAGGGCGGCGCGCCTCGCCGAAGACTTCGACGACGTGGACTCGTCCGGCGCGCCCGGGGACTTCATCGCCTACCTCCGGAAGGCGGAGGAGAGCGAGAGCGGACGGCTCGTACGGGAGGCCACCTACCGTGCGCTCGGCGACGCCACGGGAAAGGGCGCGGACATCGGCTGCGGAACCGGACGGGCCGTCGCGGATCTCGCCGCGCTGGGCAGGGAAGTGGTCGGCGTGGACGGCAGCCGGGCCATGGTCGACGCGGCCCTGACCAGGTTCCCGCACTGCCGGGTCGTCAAGGGCGACGCCGTCGATCTCCCCTTCGGGGACGGTGAGTTGGCGTGGTACCGGTCCGAGCGGACGTTCGTGCACCTCCACGACCCGGCGAAGGCCGTCGCCGAGGCGGCCAGGGTCCTGGAACCGGGCGGGAGGATCGTCGTCGCCGACGCCGATCTCGACTCCCTGGTGCTCAGCTCCCGGTTCCCGCGCACCACGCGGGCGGTCAAGGACGCGTTCTGCGCGGCGGTCCCGAACCCGCACGCGGGCACCCGTACGGCCGGTGACCTCACGGCGGCCGGTTTCACCGCTGTCGAGGTGACGCCGGTCGTGGTGGTCATGCGCGACCACGCGTCCGCGTTCGCCCTCATGGTGGAGCCGGCGCTCACGGCGGCCCTGGCGCGGGGGCTGGTCGACGAGGACGCGGCGGCCGGGTGGACGGAGGATCTCAAGGCCCTCTCCCACCGGTCCGCCTTCACGGCGGCGTCCACCTTCTTCGTGACCACGGCCCGCCGCGGCCCCTGA
- a CDS encoding 2-oxoglutarate and iron-dependent oxygenase domain-containing protein, whose product MTELQTFVLPSTVDGSDTDKALGQALIAAWQADGIFQIQATPEQEAATERALDASRGFFGRPFKEKAGHVSDLTYSGYVASGEEETAGEKDGSEIFTVCPDIHEDDARVAGKWPCHGPAPWPSRQYADAMKDYMGTVGDIGERLLRLVALGLGLDDMDHFTKLTEDGWHHMRVLRFPRADATSERGIGSHTDYGLLVIAVQDDVGGLYIRPPVEGENRGRNWLPGESMAGRYENEEPWTFVTPVPSVFTVFPGDIMQFITGDTLLSTPHKVRLADRERYTIAYFHEPSFQAVARPLEGGGEDEFIHYGTHFTNMFMRCYPERTATARIENEDRLTVLERLRKEALTS is encoded by the coding sequence ATGACAGAACTGCAGACCTTCGTACTGCCCTCGACGGTTGACGGCAGTGACACGGACAAAGCATTGGGTCAGGCGCTGATCGCCGCCTGGCAGGCCGACGGCATCTTCCAGATCCAGGCCACGCCGGAACAGGAAGCCGCCACCGAGCGGGCCCTCGACGCCTCCAGGGGCTTCTTCGGCCGCCCGTTCAAGGAGAAAGCCGGACACGTGTCCGACCTCACCTACAGCGGGTACGTCGCGTCCGGTGAGGAGGAGACGGCCGGGGAGAAGGACGGCTCCGAGATCTTCACCGTCTGCCCCGACATCCACGAGGACGACGCCCGGGTCGCCGGGAAATGGCCGTGCCACGGCCCCGCGCCCTGGCCGTCCCGGCAGTACGCCGACGCCATGAAGGACTACATGGGCACCGTCGGCGACATCGGCGAGCGACTGCTCCGGCTGGTCGCCCTCGGCCTCGGCCTGGACGACATGGACCACTTCACCAAGCTCACCGAGGACGGCTGGCACCACATGCGCGTCCTGCGCTTCCCGCGCGCGGACGCCACCTCCGAGCGGGGCATCGGCTCCCACACCGACTACGGTCTGCTCGTCATCGCGGTCCAGGACGACGTCGGCGGCCTCTACATCCGTCCCCCGGTGGAGGGCGAGAACCGCGGCCGCAACTGGCTGCCCGGCGAGTCCATGGCAGGCCGGTACGAGAACGAGGAGCCCTGGACCTTCGTCACCCCGGTCCCCTCGGTGTTCACCGTCTTCCCCGGCGACATCATGCAGTTCATCACCGGCGACACCCTCCTCTCCACCCCGCACAAGGTGCGCCTGGCCGACCGCGAGCGGTACACCATCGCGTACTTCCACGAGCCGTCCTTCCAGGCCGTCGCGCGACCGCTGGAAGGGGGCGGGGAGGACGAGTTCATCCACTACGGCACGCACTTCACCAACATGTTCATGCGCTGCTACCCCGAGCGCACCGCCACCGCGCGGATAGAGAACGAGGACCGGCTCACCGTCCTCGAACGCCTCCGCAAGGAAGCCCTCACCTCCTGA